From the Vicia villosa cultivar HV-30 ecotype Madison, WI unplaced genomic scaffold, Vvil1.0 ctg.000664F_1_1, whole genome shotgun sequence genome, one window contains:
- the LOC131630255 gene encoding uncharacterized protein LOC131630255, which produces MSQPTDEEPTQNNEPFIPNEQVDEYNEDEIQEVQYEDLFGDDNDPDIVEPSQPTIARPISMYAPPDHMRNICLEEAQSESIFGSHITNYSHVDLYEGMEFEDKEECVAVIQHWHIAIKVKLIISHITGKYGYNISYRKAWIAKVKAIESLYGNWETSYNDLPRWLLVMKTYLPGMIIDLETLPAFSNEGSQLGDKMIFHRLFCAFQPCIHGFAYCKPIVQVDGTWLYGRYKGTLLMAVAQDGNGNIFPIAFAIVEGETKDAWSFFLRNLRSHVTPQPNLCLISDRHPSIKTAYDDPANGWQNPPSSHVYCIRHIAQNFMRAIRDKEPRKKLVNMGYALTESTYNYYRTEIRQTNRDALEWIENIPREKWARAFDRGQRWGHMTTNLAEAMNSVLKAIRNLPIASLFSATYFRMGALFGQRGHEWTKRLTSGQTFTDKCIKGMTEEVNKASSHNVYQFDRERFYFMVAERINRNDGRPTGTYGVDLRKRTCDCGKFQAFHLPCSHVIAACESIRQDYTIHIPDVFKIQHVFKVYQQSFQILPHQDNWPQYRGPTLCHEETMRRKKRGRPNSTRIRTEMDDVEKEKRMCGICREVGHIRSKCPNVVGPSNRPN; this is translated from the exons ATGAGCCAACCCACTGATGAAGAGCCAACACAAAACAACGAACCATTTATACCCAACGAACAAGTGGACGAGTACAATGAAGATGAAATACAAGAAGTGCAATATGAAGATCTTTTTGGTGATGACAATGACCCTGATATTGTTGAGCCGTCGCAGCCTACAATTGCACGACCGATTAGCATGTACGCCCCACCGGATCACATGCGAAATATCTGTTTAGAAGAGGCACAGTCTGAATCAATATTTGGTTCGCACATAACAAACTATAGTCATGTTGATTTATATGAGGGAATGGAGTTTGAAGACAAGGAGGAGTGTGTTGCTGTTATACAACATTGGCATATCGCAATTAAGGTAAAGCTCATAATTTCTCATATAACAGGAAAGTATGGTTATAATATATCTTACAGAAAAGCGTGGATTGCAAAGGTAAAGGCCATAGAATCCTTGTATGGAAACTGGGAGACATCTTACAATGACCTTCCACGATGGTTATTGGTAATGAAAACATATCTTCCTGGAATGATAATAGACTTGGAAACGTTACCTGCATTTTCAAATGAAGGAAGTCAGTTGGGTGATAAGATGATATTCCACCGTCTATTTTGCGCTTTTCAACCATGCATCCATGGTTTTGCCTATTGCAAGCCAATTGTTCAAGTCGACGGAACATGGTTGTATGGAAGGTACAAAGGGACATTGTTGATGGCTGTGGCGCAGGATGGGAATGGTAACATTTTTCCAATTGCTTTTGCTATTGTCGAGGGTGAAACCAAGGATGCTTGGAGTTTTTTCCTTCGTAATCTAAGAAGCCACGTGACACCCCAACCCAATCTATGCCTAATATCAGACAGACATCCATCGATTAAAACTGCCTATGATGATCCTGCAAATGGATGGCAAAATCCTCCGTCTTCACATGTCTATTGCATTAGGCATATCGCGCAAAATTTTATGCGTGCGATTAGAGACAAGGAACCACGTAAAAAACTCGTCAACATGG GATATGCATTGACGGAGTCAACGTACAATTACTATAGAACCGAAATTCGTCAGACAAATAGAGATgctttggagtggattgaaaatatCCCCAGGGAGAAGTGGGCAAGGGCGTTTGATAGAGGGCAACGATGGGGACACATGACGACTAACCTTGCAGAAGCAATGAACTCTGTGCTAAAGGCAATCAGAAATCTTCCAATAGCGTCTTTGTTTTCGGCCACATATTTTCGGATGGGAGCATTATTTGGTCAACGCGGACATGAATGGACAAAGAGGTTGACATCAGGCCAAACTTTTACAGACAAGTGTATCAAGGGGATGACTGAAGAAGTCAACAAAGCAAGCAGTCATAATGTTTACCAATTTGACCGGGAGAGATTCTATTTTATGGTGGCCGAAAGAATAAACCGCAACGATGGTCGTCCAACTGGTACTTACGGTGTTGATCTGCGAAAAAGAACATGTGATTGTGGAAAATTTCAAGCGTTCCATTTGCCTTGCTCACATGTGATTGCAGCATGTGAAAGTATACGCCAAGACTACACCATTCACATACCCGACGTGTTCAAGATACAACATGTTTTTAAAGTCTACCAACAAAGCTTCCAGATCCTCCCACATCAAGACAATTGGCCGCAATATAGAGGGCCTACTCTTTGTCATGAGGAAACTATGCGTAGGAAAAAAAGAGGGCGCCCTAACAGTACTCGGATTCGAACCGAAATGGACGACgtggaaaaggaaaagagaatgtGTGGGATATGCCGTGAAGTAGGCCATATCCGAAGTAAATGTCCAAATGTAGTAGGCCCGTCTAATAGGCCTAATTAA